Proteins encoded together in one Amphritea japonica ATCC BAA-1530 window:
- a CDS encoding protein kinase domain-containing protein codes for MKDFKQQLKLYLQGQIQREQLSQTMAVLVSEQPELADKIIQGLQQMASQQLISSDDHSELVEVINQHRTGITSAALDDATVVRSEPDDKTAVLLPSGQGVLPQGEDKTRLTESIHAPLSPATENGALSSVLHNQEDSSRINSAGAASPAPTVTSTGTSTSRWKKPFAEHATDETAMGVGSVIKERFRLVEFIGCGGMGDVYKAEDQRRLDAHDHDSLVAIKVLNKTFREHPESLRSLQREARKTQNLAHPNIVNVFDFDRDRDNVFMTMELMQGAPLSTVIKANPAGLSLDRVLEYVAGMAGALGYAHQQGIVHSDFKPSNVFLNNGQIKVFDFGIARAAKSAAAPEDSFDAGDLGALTPSYASPAMLDGAATVDARDDLYALGCIIYELVCGKHPFIRNGKKVPADEARLAGMKMVELKQLNRNQNKALRQLLAFDEQQRTASVETFLQQFLPQHQRHGLVSRWYVWVMMLLFVCGIAYFPLLNLLHQRQIDDFVDDLKNRNNEAVKAWLDKIQSMETEQQNTFYNDTQVKRELTRYFLNQVAENADADAYNQAQQLADRALQIYEDSRRLSDKQEQLTKQKAERLNVLNNELNRALELPTTAFVTALIELKALLASIRRVDAGSAMLGDARIPVKLAETMVELIDLHQFSSAQQVGQVAMELFPDNQELNNTTRKLELERLRFNRATRISELQRQLNSESLNNLDNYTDVLPVIKELQQLEPGNDRLNQLQQQLSRLLVDEQQRFIDAHAWQEAEDLLVPFVGVLIPADLVGMELTLKQSQEQYQRFIDEQVAGIDADILEQRLESAEQKIVRLKPTIADQRTIIAVSDRLASAWIKQSRSERDQHNWEASSAALARIVTLDVSPELQQTIAYEQQHLEQVKQMTEQELAASVLAGENSARQAELQTLQSELASLLESVELSDSTTRKALSLLDRIDVLKGDQVIVTQGRKRMVQRYTEQAVAAADSDVIGAIGILQDGKRLLPESSEITDLLAKLQARQESVSEQEKVAQLESLKQQLDQLLTDPEVTPEWEKRVVTLLSRLKIEQNDPAYIQGINTRLAIAYDGEAKRLTRLNDFDAARDFLQRAAQYDSSLGTLNATDEGISEAEILFQQEQAERKSEALISGLKQTFDTQIQANDLSAARQTFTRLKSELGEGDSFVTQQAPKTFQAVYLRLADQLAARKRFSQAEKLMLSARDLLADPEIVDQRIAEYQNGARLYHVTQAIKKPDIDRVVKAAGLLSELQPQLNAEKYQQLSRDLQDAVIGQVNSLMARSPVQANQLLQTAQQLFPENRSLQQLKLSTVKPSTSRQTAPKPASSTLSNQNAGNANRSSDQESSDVSVPKPDSVARIASDRICTAGLAGKGIRSAAVCWDMLTEKSKAPFMIVVPGSSRSYAISKFEISRNDYNQYCKLSGSCSAVGGAQKLPITGLNQAQIDKYIAWLSSTTGYQYHLPSKDQWVHAAKATGGNQPQNYNCRLSRGAQILKGRDLVSVQQGRPNAWGLVNYLGNAQELVKSGSGLEAVGGSYRVKMSDCSVSLSVSVSGITDKATGFRLVREL; via the coding sequence ATGAAGGACTTTAAACAGCAGCTTAAACTGTATCTACAGGGACAGATCCAACGGGAGCAGTTATCGCAAACGATGGCTGTTCTGGTATCAGAGCAGCCGGAGCTGGCCGACAAAATTATTCAGGGCCTGCAGCAGATGGCAAGCCAACAGCTGATTAGCTCTGATGATCATAGTGAGTTGGTTGAGGTCATCAACCAGCACCGTACAGGAATAACGTCAGCTGCACTGGATGACGCGACGGTTGTCCGTTCAGAGCCCGATGATAAAACCGCTGTGCTGTTGCCGTCTGGCCAGGGTGTTTTGCCGCAAGGCGAAGATAAAACCCGGCTAACAGAATCGATACATGCGCCGTTGAGTCCTGCCACCGAAAACGGGGCGTTATCATCGGTATTGCATAATCAGGAGGACAGCAGCCGGATTAATTCGGCGGGCGCGGCCTCGCCTGCCCCAACGGTAACCAGTACTGGCACCAGTACGTCGCGTTGGAAGAAGCCCTTTGCCGAACATGCCACAGACGAGACAGCCATGGGCGTTGGCTCCGTCATTAAAGAGCGCTTCCGGTTAGTAGAGTTTATCGGTTGCGGGGGGATGGGTGATGTTTATAAAGCTGAAGATCAGCGTCGTCTCGATGCCCATGATCACGATTCTCTGGTTGCCATTAAAGTCCTGAATAAAACGTTTCGGGAGCACCCGGAGTCACTTCGCTCACTGCAGCGTGAAGCGCGGAAGACTCAAAATCTTGCCCACCCGAATATTGTTAATGTATTTGATTTTGATCGGGATCGGGATAATGTCTTTATGACGATGGAGCTGATGCAGGGAGCTCCGTTGAGTACGGTTATTAAAGCAAATCCTGCCGGGCTATCGCTCGATAGAGTACTGGAATACGTTGCTGGTATGGCAGGTGCGCTGGGATATGCTCATCAACAGGGTATTGTTCATTCAGACTTTAAACCCAGTAATGTTTTTCTGAATAATGGCCAGATTAAAGTGTTCGATTTTGGCATTGCACGCGCGGCTAAATCTGCAGCGGCACCGGAAGACAGTTTCGATGCCGGAGATCTGGGGGCTCTGACACCCAGTTATGCATCACCTGCCATGTTAGATGGGGCTGCAACGGTTGATGCCAGAGATGATCTGTATGCCCTGGGTTGTATCATTTATGAATTGGTTTGTGGCAAACATCCATTTATCCGCAATGGAAAAAAAGTTCCCGCCGATGAGGCCCGGTTAGCAGGCATGAAAATGGTGGAGCTTAAACAGCTCAACCGAAATCAGAATAAAGCTCTCCGGCAGTTACTGGCCTTTGATGAACAGCAACGGACCGCCAGTGTTGAGACCTTTCTTCAGCAGTTTTTGCCGCAGCATCAGCGTCACGGCTTAGTAAGCCGGTGGTATGTCTGGGTGATGATGCTGTTGTTTGTCTGCGGTATTGCATACTTTCCGTTGCTAAATTTATTGCATCAACGTCAGATTGACGATTTTGTTGATGATCTGAAAAATCGGAATAATGAGGCGGTGAAGGCGTGGCTGGATAAGATCCAGTCGATGGAGACTGAGCAGCAAAACACGTTTTACAATGATACTCAGGTTAAACGTGAGTTAACCCGGTATTTTCTTAATCAGGTGGCTGAAAATGCTGATGCCGATGCTTATAACCAAGCGCAGCAGTTGGCCGATAGAGCGCTACAGATTTATGAAGATTCCCGCCGTCTGTCCGATAAACAGGAACAACTGACCAAGCAGAAAGCTGAGCGGCTGAATGTTCTGAATAATGAGCTGAACAGAGCTCTGGAATTGCCAACAACGGCGTTTGTTACCGCTTTGATAGAGCTGAAAGCTTTACTGGCCAGTATTCGGCGTGTTGATGCCGGCAGTGCAATGCTGGGTGATGCCCGTATTCCGGTTAAATTGGCTGAAACGATGGTTGAACTGATCGATCTGCATCAGTTTAGTTCAGCGCAACAGGTGGGGCAGGTGGCCATGGAACTGTTTCCCGATAATCAGGAATTAAATAACACGACTCGGAAGCTCGAGTTGGAAAGACTACGCTTCAACCGGGCAACCCGGATTAGTGAACTACAACGGCAGCTGAACAGTGAGTCACTGAATAATCTGGATAATTATACTGATGTGCTACCGGTTATAAAGGAACTACAACAGCTTGAACCAGGTAATGACAGGTTAAATCAGTTGCAACAACAGCTCTCCAGGTTATTGGTTGACGAGCAACAACGCTTTATCGATGCCCACGCCTGGCAAGAGGCCGAAGACCTTCTGGTACCCTTTGTCGGGGTTCTCATTCCTGCGGATCTTGTCGGCATGGAGCTGACGCTGAAGCAATCACAGGAGCAATATCAGCGTTTTATTGATGAGCAGGTCGCGGGTATTGATGCAGATATTCTCGAGCAACGGCTTGAGAGTGCTGAGCAAAAAATTGTCCGACTTAAGCCCACTATTGCTGATCAGCGAACCATTATCGCAGTGTCTGATCGGCTGGCATCGGCCTGGATTAAACAATCCCGAAGCGAGCGAGATCAACATAACTGGGAGGCGTCTTCTGCAGCGCTGGCGCGGATCGTTACCCTTGACGTCAGTCCGGAACTGCAACAGACCATAGCTTACGAGCAGCAGCATCTGGAACAGGTAAAGCAGATGACGGAACAGGAGCTGGCAGCTTCGGTGTTAGCCGGAGAGAATTCGGCAAGGCAGGCAGAGCTGCAGACGCTTCAGTCTGAACTTGCAAGTTTGCTGGAGTCCGTCGAATTATCGGATAGTACAACCCGTAAAGCACTGAGCTTACTTGATCGAATTGATGTTCTCAAAGGGGATCAAGTTATCGTCACGCAAGGCCGGAAGCGTATGGTTCAGCGTTACACGGAACAAGCCGTTGCTGCTGCCGATTCGGATGTTATCGGGGCTATCGGTATTCTGCAGGACGGTAAACGCCTGCTTCCCGAAAGTTCTGAAATTACCGATCTGCTAGCTAAGTTACAGGCTCGTCAGGAGAGTGTGTCTGAACAGGAAAAAGTTGCACAGCTTGAATCTCTGAAACAGCAGCTTGATCAGTTATTAACTGACCCTGAGGTTACCCCCGAATGGGAGAAACGTGTGGTGACGTTGTTATCCAGGCTAAAAATTGAGCAGAATGACCCTGCGTATATTCAGGGCATTAACACCCGCCTTGCTATTGCCTATGACGGAGAAGCTAAGCGCCTGACCAGGCTGAATGACTTTGACGCGGCCAGAGACTTTCTGCAGCGTGCTGCACAGTATGATTCAAGTCTCGGTACTTTGAATGCAACGGATGAGGGGATCTCTGAGGCAGAAATCTTGTTTCAACAGGAGCAGGCTGAACGTAAGAGTGAGGCACTTATCAGTGGTTTGAAGCAAACGTTTGATACTCAAATTCAGGCTAATGATCTGAGTGCTGCCCGGCAAACTTTCACGCGTCTGAAAAGTGAACTGGGAGAGGGGGACTCTTTTGTCACTCAGCAGGCACCAAAGACGTTCCAGGCGGTATACCTTCGCCTGGCAGATCAACTCGCCGCCCGTAAACGTTTTTCTCAGGCCGAGAAACTGATGCTAAGCGCCCGGGATCTGCTTGCGGATCCAGAGATTGTCGATCAGCGAATAGCTGAGTATCAGAACGGTGCGCGTTTATATCATGTTACACAAGCAATCAAGAAGCCTGATATTGACAGAGTCGTCAAAGCGGCGGGCTTATTGTCAGAGTTGCAGCCGCAGTTGAACGCAGAAAAATACCAACAGCTGAGTCGAGATTTGCAAGATGCTGTGATCGGTCAGGTTAATAGTTTAATGGCCCGATCTCCTGTTCAGGCAAACCAGCTACTCCAGACGGCGCAACAGTTATTCCCTGAGAATCGTTCGTTGCAGCAATTAAAACTAAGCACTGTAAAACCAAGTACGTCAAGGCAAACTGCCCCGAAGCCTGCAAGTTCTACTTTATCTAATCAGAACGCAGGTAACGCAAACAGGAGCTCAGATCAGGAGTCTTCTGACGTATCAGTGCCCAAACCAGACTCAGTTGCTCGGATAGCGTCAGATCGTATTTGTACTGCTGGTCTGGCCGGCAAAGGGATACGTTCTGCGGCGGTATGCTGGGATATGCTAACTGAAAAGAGCAAGGCTCCTTTTATGATTGTTGTCCCTGGAAGTAGCCGTTCATATGCGATCAGTAAATTCGAAATATCCCGCAACGACTATAACCAGTACTGTAAATTATCAGGGAGTTGCAGTGCCGTTGGTGGGGCTCAAAAGCTTCCCATAACCGGCTTGAATCAGGCACAGATAGATAAATATATAGCATGGTTAAGTAGCACGACCGGTTATCAGTATCACTTACCGAGTAAAGATCAATGGGTGCACGCAGCGAAAGCGACGGGTGGTAACCAACCACAAAACTATAACTGCCGGTTATCACGCGGTGCTCAGATTCTAAAAGGGCGTGATCTTGTGAGCGTGCAGCAGGGCAGGCCTAATGCCTGGGGGTTGGTGAACTACCTTGGGAATGCCCAGGAATTGGTGAAAAGCGGGTCGGGCCTTGAGGCAGTGGGTGGCAGTTACAGGGTGAAAATGTCGGACTGTTCTGTTTCGTTATCGGTTTCTGTAAGCGGGATTACGGATAAGGCGACCGGATTTCGCCTAGTCAGAGAGCTTTAA